One part of the Pannonibacter sp. XCT-53 genome encodes these proteins:
- the obgE gene encoding GTPase ObgE, translating into MKFLDQAKIYVRSGNGGAGAVSFRREKFIEFGGPDGGDGGRGGDVWIECVDGLNTLIDYRYQQHFKAGTGIHGMGRNRTGAKGKDVTLRVPVGTEILEEDNETLIADLTEVGQRLLLLRGGNGGFGNAQFKSSTNQAPRHANPGLEGEEKWIWLRLKLIADAGLVGLPNAGKSTFLASVSSAKPKIADYPFTTLHPNLGVVELDGRGFVLADIPGLIEGAHEGVGLGDRFLGHVERTRVLLHLVDGSGVEDPGEAYRIVRGELEAYGNGLDEKPEIVALSKADALSPELREERLASLEEACGHKPLILSSASRENVDTALRMIIRAIDKDKEEAANEVPARPEEEWRP; encoded by the coding sequence ATGAAATTTCTCGACCAGGCCAAGATCTATGTGCGCTCCGGCAATGGCGGCGCGGGTGCCGTCTCGTTCCGGCGCGAGAAGTTCATCGAGTTCGGTGGCCCGGACGGCGGCGACGGCGGCCGCGGCGGCGATGTCTGGATCGAGTGCGTCGACGGCCTCAACACGCTGATCGACTACCGCTACCAGCAGCATTTCAAGGCCGGAACCGGCATCCACGGCATGGGGCGCAACCGCACCGGCGCCAAGGGCAAGGACGTGACCTTGCGCGTGCCGGTGGGCACCGAGATCCTGGAAGAGGACAACGAGACGCTCATTGCCGACCTGACCGAGGTCGGCCAGCGCCTGCTGCTGCTGCGCGGCGGCAACGGCGGGTTCGGCAATGCCCAGTTCAAGTCCTCGACCAACCAGGCCCCCCGTCATGCCAATCCCGGCCTCGAGGGCGAGGAAAAGTGGATCTGGCTGCGCCTGAAGCTGATTGCCGATGCCGGGCTCGTCGGCCTGCCGAATGCCGGCAAGTCGACCTTCCTTGCCTCCGTCTCCTCGGCCAAGCCGAAGATCGCCGACTATCCCTTCACCACGCTGCATCCGAACCTCGGCGTGGTCGAGCTGGATGGACGCGGCTTCGTGCTGGCCGACATTCCGGGCCTGATCGAAGGCGCCCACGAAGGCGTTGGCCTGGGTGACCGGTTCCTGGGCCATGTCGAACGCACCCGCGTGCTGCTGCATCTGGTCGACGGGTCGGGTGTGGAAGACCCGGGTGAAGCCTACCGGATCGTGCGCGGCGAACTGGAAGCCTATGGCAATGGGCTTGACGAGAAGCCCGAGATCGTCGCCCTGTCCAAGGCGGACGCGCTCTCGCCGGAGCTGCGCGAGGAACGGCTGGCCTCGCTTGAGGAAGCCTGCGGTCACAAGCCGCTGATCCTCTCTTCGGCCAGCCGCGAGAACGTGGACACGGCGCTCCGGATGATCATCCGCGCCATCGACAAGGACAAGGAAGAGGCGGCCAACGAGGTTCCGGCCCGCCCCGAGGAGGAATGGCGTCCGTGA
- a CDS encoding winged helix domain-containing protein, which produces MSQATKRQLERAFFKYTAPSGRVVSAMVKGRELETLKALIASPAGVDVLSFPGGPAYRLAAYVHRLRALGLLIETEAVPHRDGWHARYVLQGSAEFLDGHNARLAAPRKAG; this is translated from the coding sequence ATGAGCCAGGCAACCAAGCGACAGCTCGAACGCGCTTTCTTCAAATATACGGCCCCCAGTGGGCGCGTTGTTTCGGCAATGGTCAAGGGGCGGGAGCTGGAGACGCTAAAGGCATTGATTGCCAGCCCGGCAGGCGTCGACGTGCTTAGCTTTCCCGGTGGCCCCGCCTATCGCCTAGCGGCCTATGTTCACAGGCTTCGCGCGCTGGGCCTGCTGATTGAAACAGAGGCGGTTCCCCATAGGGACGGCTGGCATGCCCGATATGTGCTGCAAGGCAGCGCGGAGTTTCTGGACGGGCACAATGCGAGGCTGGCAGCGCCACGCAAGGCCGGATGA
- the rsfS gene encoding ribosome silencing factor: protein MTFESEGQAVTAPLQSALGAKAKGTLIETVLASLDDAKAEDVVSLHIAGKSALADYMVIASGRSHRHVGAIADHLLRDLKEAGYGNPRAEGQTHCDWVLVDAGDVIIHVFRPEVRGFYNLEKMWAADPSDAPHYAG, encoded by the coding sequence ATGACCTTTGAAAGCGAGGGGCAGGCCGTGACCGCTCCTCTTCAGTCCGCCCTCGGCGCAAAAGCGAAGGGCACCCTGATCGAAACGGTCCTCGCCAGTCTTGACGACGCGAAGGCGGAAGACGTGGTCTCCCTGCACATTGCCGGAAAGAGCGCCCTGGCCGACTACATGGTCATCGCCTCCGGCCGGTCGCACCGTCACGTCGGCGCCATCGCCGATCACCTCCTGCGCGATCTCAAGGAAGCCGGTTACGGCAACCCGCGGGCCGAGGGCCAGACCCATTGCGACTGGGTGCTGGTCGACGCCGGGGACGTGATCATCCACGTGTTCCGTCCGGAAGTGCGCGGCTTCTACAATCTCGAGAAGATGTGGGCCGCCGATCCGAGCGACGCGCCGCATTACGCCGGCTGA
- the rplU gene encoding 50S ribosomal protein L21 — translation MFAVIKTGGKQYTVAQDDLLKVEKLDAEAGATVTFDEVLMVGNGEETTVGAPFVAGATVTAEVVDQARTRKIIIFKKRRRQNSRRRNGHRQAYTLVKVTGIVTGDAKPAKKAKKAKAEEAAGE, via the coding sequence ATGTTCGCAGTGATCAAGACCGGCGGTAAGCAGTACACCGTCGCCCAGGACGACCTCCTCAAGGTCGAAAAGCTCGACGCCGAAGCTGGCGCCACCGTGACCTTCGACGAGGTCCTGATGGTCGGCAACGGTGAGGAAACCACCGTTGGCGCGCCCTTCGTGGCCGGCGCCACCGTGACGGCGGAAGTGGTCGATCAGGCCCGTACCCGCAAGATCATCATTTTCAAGAAGCGCCGCCGCCAGAACTCGCGCCGTCGCAACGGTCATCGCCAGGCCTACACGCTCGTGAAGGTGACTGGCATCGTGACCGGCGACGCGAAGCCGGCGAAGAAGGCGAAGAAGGCAAAGGCCGAGGAAGCTGCTGGCGAGTAA
- the proB gene encoding glutamate 5-kinase produces the protein MNELRQLADHKRIVVKIGSALLVEQGDLRRAWLEAIVDDIAALVERGCEVLVVSSGSIALGRGVLGLPRGALKLEESQAAAAVGQIALAQAYSEYLGRKGIRAGQILLTLGDTEERRRYLNARATIGTLLRLGAVPIINENDTVATSEIRYGDNDRLAARVATMMSADCLVLLSDIDGLYTAPPATNPDAVFLPEVPRITPEIEAMAGSAGSELSRGGMKTKIDAAKIATSAGTIMAIASGKRMNPLKAIDDGARCTWFLAASTPATARKAWINGHLEPRGEIRLDQGAVDALKSGKSLLPAGVTGVTGNFSRGDAVKILSPEGRVLGRGLVAYDAAEARMIAGRNSREIEAIVGYPGRAEMIHRDDLALDDAPFERPA, from the coding sequence GTGAACGAGTTGCGTCAGCTTGCGGACCACAAGCGCATCGTCGTCAAGATCGGCTCTGCGCTTCTGGTCGAACAGGGAGACCTGCGCCGCGCCTGGCTTGAAGCCATCGTCGATGACATCGCGGCCCTTGTCGAACGCGGCTGCGAGGTGCTGGTGGTGTCCTCCGGCTCCATCGCGCTCGGGCGTGGCGTGCTGGGCCTGCCCCGGGGCGCCCTGAAGCTCGAGGAAAGCCAGGCTGCCGCTGCCGTCGGCCAGATCGCGCTGGCCCAGGCCTATTCGGAGTATCTCGGTCGCAAGGGGATCCGTGCCGGCCAGATCCTTCTGACCCTTGGCGACACCGAGGAACGCCGGCGCTATCTCAACGCGCGCGCCACCATCGGCACGCTGCTGCGCCTTGGCGCGGTTCCGATCATCAACGAGAACGACACCGTCGCGACCTCGGAGATCCGCTACGGCGACAATGATCGCCTCGCCGCCCGCGTCGCCACGATGATGAGCGCCGATTGCCTCGTGCTGCTGTCGGACATCGATGGTCTCTACACCGCCCCTCCCGCGACCAATCCGGACGCCGTGTTCCTGCCCGAAGTGCCGCGCATCACGCCGGAAATCGAGGCGATGGCCGGCAGTGCCGGGTCGGAGCTGTCGCGCGGCGGCATGAAGACCAAGATCGACGCGGCCAAGATCGCAACCTCCGCCGGCACGATCATGGCGATTGCCTCGGGCAAGCGCATGAACCCGCTCAAGGCCATCGACGACGGTGCCCGCTGCACCTGGTTCCTGGCTGCCTCGACACCGGCGACCGCGCGCAAGGCCTGGATCAACGGGCATCTGGAACCGCGCGGCGAGATCCGTCTCGACCAGGGCGCCGTCGACGCGCTGAAATCCGGCAAGAGCCTGCTGCCGGCCGGGGTGACCGGCGTGACCGGAAACTTCTCGCGCGGCGACGCGGTCAAGATCCTGTCGCCGGAAGGTCGCGTGCTCGGTCGCGGACTTGTTGCCTATGATGCGGCCGAGGCCCGCATGATCGCAGGCCGCAACAGCCGCGAGATCGAGGCCATCGTCGGCTATCCCGGACGGGCGGAGATGATCCACCGGGACGATCTTGCCCTCGACGATGCGCCGTTCGAGCGACCGGCCTGA
- a CDS encoding GNAT family N-acetyltransferase, whose protein sequence is MTLPVLRSRRLVLRPLGDGDAEAIATLGGRDFEIARWMTSFAWPYEEGAAEQLVARQQGINPLTDPAVFAITLGGVFIGLIAIDPPGDLTEAADCPTLGYWLGRPFQGFGYTTEAAQCVLAWAFETHRCVAVAARVYEDNAASRAVLRRLGFLPTAVTERFARPLNRKVRNIVVRLDRASFEDRRLPA, encoded by the coding sequence ATGACCCTGCCCGTGCTGCGCTCGCGCCGTCTGGTCCTGCGTCCGCTCGGGGACGGCGATGCGGAAGCCATCGCCACGCTCGGCGGCCGCGATTTCGAGATCGCCCGCTGGATGACCAGCTTTGCCTGGCCCTATGAAGAGGGCGCGGCCGAGCAGCTTGTCGCCCGCCAGCAGGGCATCAATCCGCTGACGGACCCGGCCGTCTTCGCCATCACGCTCGGGGGCGTCTTCATCGGGCTGATCGCCATTGACCCGCCGGGCGACCTGACCGAGGCGGCCGACTGCCCGACGCTCGGCTACTGGCTCGGGCGTCCTTTCCAGGGCTTCGGCTACACCACGGAAGCGGCCCAGTGCGTGCTGGCCTGGGCCTTCGAGACGCATCGCTGCGTTGCGGTGGCCGCCCGTGTCTACGAGGACAACGCGGCGTCGCGGGCGGTCCTGCGCCGGCTTGGCTTCCTGCCGACCGCCGTCACCGAGCGGTTCGCCCGGCCGCTGAACCGCAAGGTCCGCAACATCGTGGTGCGCCTCGACCGGGCGTCCTTCGAGGACCGGAGGCTGCCGGCATGA
- a CDS encoding GNAT family N-acetyltransferase codes for MTLGIASGRLRLRPLAATDIDRVARFLGDFEVAGMLARVPHPYDRADGLEKLRAAEAAAARWPDVEEIGFAIDHDDGLVGAMSFRALRATPVIGYWLGRPYWGQGLMSEAVRAALGWLFTATGAAAVEASVMQDNPASSALLRKQGFDVIGPDACSSLARCGTVPAIRMRLERAAFLGSSNA; via the coding sequence ATGACCCTCGGCATCGCGTCCGGGCGGCTGCGGCTGCGGCCGCTGGCCGCCACCGACATCGACCGGGTCGCCCGCTTCCTGGGCGACTTCGAGGTTGCCGGCATGCTGGCGCGGGTGCCGCACCCCTATGACCGCGCAGACGGGCTGGAGAAGCTGCGCGCGGCCGAGGCGGCAGCGGCCCGCTGGCCGGACGTCGAGGAAATCGGCTTTGCGATTGACCATGACGACGGACTTGTCGGCGCGATGTCCTTCCGGGCATTGCGTGCGACACCCGTCATCGGCTATTGGCTTGGCCGCCCTTACTGGGGGCAGGGGTTGATGAGCGAGGCCGTGCGGGCCGCGCTTGGCTGGCTGTTCACGGCAACCGGTGCGGCTGCGGTGGAGGCCTCCGTCATGCAGGACAACCCGGCCTCGTCGGCGCTGCTGCGCAAACAGGGCTTTGACGTCATCGGCCCGGACGCCTGCAGCAGCCTCGCGCGCTGCGGCACGGTGCCGGCCATCCGCATGCGCCTTGAGCGCGCGGCCTTTCTGGGATCAAGTAACGCCTGA
- a CDS encoding tyrosine-type recombinase/integrase, whose product MARGANRLSARKVDALKESGMHADGDGLYLCVKPSGAKSWVFVFQWHGKRKEMGLGSVSVVTLAEARQAANEARRTVANGTNPIDQRKAERAKQAEHSFGSFADELIDGLEPGFKNAKHIAQWRMTLRTYAAPLRDKRLDQIETQDVLTVLKPIWQQKAETASRVRGRIERVLDAAKAKGLRTGENPARWRGHLDNLLPKRDRLTRGHHEALPYAGLADFMAKLRAVDSLSALALEWAILSACRSGEVLGATWSEIDKEGAVWAIPAQRMKAKREHRVPLTRRMLELLDRLELLRTESDYLFPGTKRGKPLSGMSMTMQLRRMGFGHVTVHGFRSAFRDWAGEETSFPREVAEAALAHVVGDATERAYRRGDALKKRRELMEAWAQWCERSTAADVVSLQGRKRDAS is encoded by the coding sequence ATGGCCCGTGGTGCAAACCGGCTAAGCGCGCGCAAAGTGGACGCCCTGAAGGAATCGGGCATGCATGCGGATGGGGATGGGCTTTACCTGTGTGTGAAGCCCTCCGGTGCCAAGTCGTGGGTGTTCGTCTTCCAGTGGCACGGCAAGCGCAAGGAAATGGGCTTGGGCTCTGTATCCGTCGTTACGCTGGCTGAAGCACGCCAAGCCGCCAATGAGGCGCGACGTACGGTCGCCAACGGAACCAACCCGATTGACCAGCGCAAAGCTGAGCGGGCAAAGCAGGCGGAACATTCCTTCGGCTCGTTCGCTGATGAGCTGATTGACGGGCTGGAGCCGGGTTTCAAGAACGCCAAGCACATTGCCCAATGGCGCATGACGCTTCGCACCTATGCCGCGCCCTTGCGCGACAAACGCCTTGACCAGATTGAGACGCAGGACGTGCTGACGGTGCTGAAGCCGATATGGCAGCAGAAGGCAGAAACGGCCTCTAGAGTGCGTGGCAGGATTGAACGGGTGTTGGACGCTGCCAAGGCCAAAGGCTTGCGTACGGGCGAAAATCCGGCACGGTGGCGCGGTCATCTGGACAATCTCTTGCCCAAGCGCGACAGGCTGACACGTGGCCACCATGAAGCGTTGCCCTATGCAGGGCTTGCCGACTTCATGGCCAAGCTTCGCGCTGTTGATAGCCTTTCCGCCCTAGCGCTGGAATGGGCCATCCTGAGTGCCTGCAGGTCTGGCGAGGTGCTGGGGGCAACATGGTCTGAAATCGACAAGGAAGGCGCTGTTTGGGCTATCCCGGCCCAGCGCATGAAAGCCAAGCGTGAACACCGCGTGCCTCTCACAAGGCGCATGCTGGAGCTTCTGGACCGGCTGGAGCTGCTGCGCACGGAAAGCGACTATCTGTTCCCCGGCACCAAGCGTGGCAAGCCCTTGTCTGGCATGTCGATGACGATGCAGCTTCGCCGTATGGGCTTTGGGCATGTGACGGTCCACGGCTTCAGGAGCGCCTTTCGGGACTGGGCAGGCGAGGAAACAAGCTTTCCCCGAGAAGTGGCAGAAGCCGCGCTTGCCCATGTGGTGGGGGATGCGACGGAGCGGGCTTATCGCCGTGGGGATGCTCTTAAAAAGCGCCGTGAGCTGATGGAGGCGTGGGCGCAATGGTGTGAACGCTCGACGGCGGCTGACGTTGTGTCGCTTCAGGGCCGAAAGCGTGATGCCAGCTAA
- a CDS encoding GNAT family N-acetyltransferase, whose protein sequence is MVVESEGYLDESSLSAAVMPQEGVRVRLDLPRTDDLADIVFLANNRKIASHLATMPHPFSLEDARRLVQRSQLVSAGHASFAIRMNATGRFIGQATWSALEPGGPVHVGYWLGEPFWGQGFATEALQRLVDHAFGQGEMRELLADCRVTNAASRRVLVKCGFQYRDQSMARSLGAGGSVPVERYGLERSVWLALKRWGRAA, encoded by the coding sequence ATGGTTGTCGAAAGCGAAGGATACTTAGACGAAAGCAGTCTCAGCGCGGCCGTGATGCCGCAGGAAGGTGTCCGCGTGCGGCTCGACCTGCCGCGAACGGACGATCTGGCAGACATCGTCTTTCTCGCCAACAACCGCAAGATTGCATCCCACCTGGCCACCATGCCGCATCCCTTCTCGCTGGAGGATGCCCGGCGGCTGGTCCAGCGCAGCCAGCTGGTCAGCGCCGGCCATGCCAGCTTCGCGATCCGCATGAATGCCACCGGCCGGTTCATCGGTCAGGCCACCTGGTCCGCTCTCGAGCCGGGCGGTCCGGTTCACGTCGGCTACTGGCTGGGCGAACCCTTCTGGGGCCAGGGCTTTGCCACCGAAGCGCTGCAGAGGCTGGTCGATCATGCCTTCGGCCAGGGCGAAATGCGCGAGCTGCTGGCCGACTGCCGCGTCACCAACGCCGCCTCCCGCCGGGTGCTGGTCAAGTGCGGCTTCCAGTACAGGGACCAGAGCATGGCCCGCTCGCTCGGTGCCGGCGGCAGCGTCCCTGTCGAGCGCTATGGCCTGGAACGCTCGGTCTGGCTCGCGCTCAAGCGCTGGGGGAGGGCCGCATGA
- a CDS encoding glutamate-5-semialdehyde dehydrogenase encodes MLDKARDGTGVTQAQQDVPALMADIGRRARAAARRLALATTETKNAALRQMATAIRAATPDILAGNALDLEAMRAAGQTDAFLDRGTLTEARIEAIARALEEIAALPDPVGSRIAAWDRPNGLSIERVRTPLGVIGVIYESRPNVTADAGGLCLKAGNAVILRGGSDTLQSNLALHRALQQGLVAAGLPVDAIQLVPVADRAAVGEMLAGLGGTVDVIVPRGGKSLVARVQSDARVPVFAHLEGIVHIFLDRAADAAKARSVIVNSKLRRTGICGALETLLVDRAIAATLLPDILADLAGRGCEIRGDAEVQALFPAALPATEEDWSTEYLDRILSVRVVAGLDAAIDHIETYGSHHTDCILTEDAAAAERFLAEVDSAIVLHNASTQFADGGEFGMGAEIGIATGRMHARGPVGVEQLTSFKYRVRGDGQIRP; translated from the coding sequence ATGCTGGACAAGGCAAGGGACGGAACCGGTGTGACGCAGGCGCAGCAGGATGTGCCGGCGCTGATGGCAGACATCGGCCGGCGGGCGCGCGCGGCCGCGCGGCGTCTGGCGCTCGCCACCACCGAAACCAAGAATGCGGCCCTGCGCCAGATGGCAACGGCAATCCGCGCCGCGACGCCCGACATCCTGGCCGGCAACGCCCTCGATCTCGAGGCGATGCGCGCCGCCGGTCAGACCGACGCCTTCCTGGACCGCGGCACCCTGACCGAGGCCCGTATCGAGGCAATTGCCCGGGCGCTGGAGGAGATCGCAGCCCTGCCGGATCCGGTCGGCAGCCGGATCGCGGCCTGGGACCGCCCCAACGGACTCAGCATCGAGCGCGTGCGCACGCCTCTCGGTGTCATTGGTGTCATCTACGAGAGCCGGCCGAATGTCACGGCCGACGCCGGCGGCCTGTGCCTGAAGGCCGGCAATGCCGTCATCCTGCGCGGCGGCTCGGACACGCTGCAGTCCAACCTGGCGCTGCACCGCGCGCTGCAGCAGGGGCTGGTCGCCGCCGGCCTGCCGGTGGATGCCATCCAGCTCGTGCCGGTCGCCGACCGGGCTGCCGTCGGCGAGATGCTCGCCGGCCTTGGCGGCACCGTGGACGTGATCGTGCCGCGGGGCGGCAAGAGCCTGGTCGCCCGCGTCCAGAGCGACGCCCGGGTCCCGGTGTTTGCGCATCTCGAGGGCATCGTCCACATCTTCCTCGACCGCGCGGCTGATGCTGCAAAGGCACGGTCGGTGATCGTCAACTCCAAGCTGCGCCGGACGGGGATCTGCGGCGCCCTGGAGACATTGCTCGTTGACCGCGCCATCGCCGCGACGCTGCTGCCGGACATCCTGGCCGACCTTGCCGGGCGCGGCTGCGAGATCCGGGGGGATGCCGAGGTGCAGGCCCTGTTCCCCGCCGCCCTCCCGGCCACGGAGGAGGACTGGTCGACCGAGTATCTCGACAGGATCCTGTCGGTGCGGGTGGTGGCCGGCCTCGACGCGGCGATCGACCACATCGAGACCTATGGCTCGCATCACACCGACTGCATCCTGACCGAGGATGCTGCGGCAGCGGAGCGGTTCCTGGCGGAAGTGGATTCGGCCATCGTCCTGCACAATGCCTCGACGCAGTTCGCCGATGGCGGCGAATTCGGCATGGGCGCCGAGATCGGCATCGCCACTGGCCGCATGCATGCGCGCGGTCCGGTCGGCGTCGAGCAGCTGACGAGCTTCAAGTACCGCGTGCGCGGGGATGGACAGATCCGGCCGTGA
- the rpmA gene encoding 50S ribosomal protein L27, protein MAHKKAGGSSRNGRDSAGRRLGIKKFGGEAVVPGNIIARQRGTTWHPGTGVGMGKDHTIFATVEGKVVFQPKSNGRTTINVLPVAVAAE, encoded by the coding sequence ATGGCACACAAAAAAGCAGGTGGCTCGTCCCGTAACGGCCGCGATTCCGCTGGCCGCCGTCTGGGCATCAAGAAGTTCGGTGGCGAGGCTGTCGTCCCGGGCAACATCATCGCACGTCAGCGCGGCACCACCTGGCACCCGGGCACGGGCGTTGGCATGGGCAAGGACCACACCATTTTTGCAACCGTCGAGGGCAAGGTCGTGTTCCAGCCGAAATCCAACGGCCGAACCACTATTAACGTGCTGCCGGTAGCGGTGGCTGCGGAGTAA
- a CDS encoding helix-turn-helix transcriptional regulator translates to MKDRVMRRKEVEEATGLKRSCLYAAIAAGQFPRQIRLTNKSVGWLESEILEWIRARQRVDVQEG, encoded by the coding sequence ATGAAAGACAGAGTAATGCGCCGTAAAGAGGTTGAGGAAGCTACGGGTTTGAAGCGCTCATGCCTGTATGCCGCGATAGCCGCAGGCCAGTTCCCGCGCCAAATCAGGCTGACGAACAAGTCTGTTGGCTGGCTTGAAAGCGAAATACTTGAGTGGATTCGCGCCCGGCAACGCGTCGACGTTCAGGAGGGCTGA
- a CDS encoding nicotinate-nucleotide adenylyltransferase, with protein MSELAGSGLPRPSWMNLPHAEPGNRVGLFGGSFNPPHSGHRLVAETAMRRLGLDQVWWLVTPGNPLKDHAELAPLARRIALTAATANHPRMRVTAFEAVLGTSYTASTLAGILQRRPDLSFCWIMGADNLAGFHRWQNWRDIVRAVPIAIVDRPGASLSPLFAPMAQAFGMARVPEPEAATLMQRRAPAWVFLHTPLDAASSTALRRKAARA; from the coding sequence ATGAGCGAACTGGCCGGTTCCGGTCTGCCGCGTCCGAGCTGGATGAACCTGCCGCATGCCGAGCCGGGCAACCGCGTCGGACTTTTCGGGGGCTCCTTCAATCCGCCCCACTCGGGCCATCGTCTGGTGGCGGAGACGGCGATGCGGCGGCTCGGGCTCGATCAGGTGTGGTGGCTGGTGACGCCCGGCAACCCGCTCAAGGATCATGCCGAGCTTGCCCCGCTCGCCCGGCGCATCGCGCTGACGGCGGCCACCGCCAACCATCCGCGCATGCGCGTCACGGCCTTTGAAGCCGTGCTCGGAACAAGCTATACGGCCAGCACGCTGGCCGGCATCCTGCAGCGACGGCCCGACCTGTCCTTCTGCTGGATCATGGGCGCCGACAATCTCGCCGGCTTCCATCGCTGGCAGAACTGGCGCGACATCGTCAGGGCGGTGCCGATTGCCATCGTCGACCGTCCGGGCGCCTCGCTTTCGCCGCTGTTTGCGCCTATGGCTCAGGCATTCGGCATGGCAAGGGTGCCGGAGCCGGAGGCGGCCACGCTGATGCAGCGCCGGGCGCCGGCCTGGGTCTTCCTGCATACGCCGCTGGACGCCGCATCGTCGACGGCCTTGCGCCGGAAGGCAGCCCGGGCGTAA